In Leptolyngbyaceae cyanobacterium, one DNA window encodes the following:
- a CDS encoding CHASE2 domain-containing protein, which translates to MTHSSAKLFKQCLGCLPLKSWHPLARQIKQLAWEWRGVGIVAPGVAGITIAIRMLGWLQPLELAALDFCFRLRPQEAIDRRILLVSVEETDLAKLGRWPFSDATLAQLIERIAQGKPKAIGLDLYRNLPVEPGYQELVKVFKSTPNLIGIQKAIGDRYISAIAPPPVLAKLGQVSANDVVVDSDGVVRRAVLFPMPEGNEGLPSLGLAVAMLYLKERGITPQADKQGFLRLGKTVFTPFEKNDGGYVRADAGGYQILLNYRGPARIFENVSVMDILNNRVSPDLIRDRIILIGAKANSLNDVFYTPYSAGFSSSPVRTSGVEIQANIASQILSTVLENRPLIQVWPKPLENLWIFLWAAIIPIFAWKWRHDKGNFFIAKVVALILVASACLLPIGYFSFLAGWWIPAISPLLALQASAIAIGGYIYVSKLHELNTMLDGSVKNLEHALLELQRSQLQLVNSEKMSALGQLVSGVAHEINNPIGFVSGNITYMQQYIQDAIGHLKLYQEKFPDPGSEIEENAIEIDLEYMLEDLPNLLASTQVGMNRIKEISVSLRTFSRSDTANKVACNIHDGIDSTLMILTHRLKGNSNRPEIKVIKEYGQLPAVNCYLGQLNQVIMNLLSNAIDAFDEFSQGRSLEEIKANPNIITIRTEIYPENSTIAIRIKDNGPGIPENVQQKIFDQLFTTKGVGKGTGLGLSISRQIVEETHKGKLTCISAPGQGAEFVIEIPI; encoded by the coding sequence ATGACGCATTCTTCAGCTAAATTATTTAAGCAATGTTTAGGTTGCTTACCCTTAAAAAGTTGGCATCCATTAGCTAGACAAATAAAACAATTAGCTTGGGAATGGCGAGGGGTGGGAATTGTCGCACCTGGAGTAGCGGGAATCACGATCGCGATCCGGATGTTGGGATGGCTTCAACCGCTAGAATTAGCTGCTTTAGATTTTTGCTTTCGCCTGCGTCCTCAAGAAGCGATCGATCGCCGTATTTTGCTAGTTAGCGTAGAAGAAACCGATCTGGCTAAGCTAGGAAGGTGGCCGTTTTCTGATGCTACTTTGGCACAATTGATCGAGCGGATCGCGCAAGGAAAACCGAAAGCGATCGGCTTAGATTTGTACCGCAATTTGCCTGTAGAACCGGGTTACCAAGAATTGGTGAAGGTATTTAAAAGTACTCCTAATTTAATCGGAATTCAAAAAGCGATCGGGGATCGATATATTTCCGCGATCGCGCCTCCTCCCGTTCTTGCCAAATTAGGACAAGTCAGCGCTAACGATGTAGTTGTAGATTCCGATGGTGTTGTCCGCCGTGCCGTACTTTTTCCCATGCCTGAAGGTAACGAAGGATTACCCAGTTTGGGATTAGCTGTCGCGATGCTTTACTTAAAAGAGCGAGGAATTACCCCTCAAGCAGACAAACAGGGCTTTTTGCGATTAGGGAAAACTGTTTTTACGCCTTTTGAAAAGAACGATGGCGGCTACGTGCGTGCAGATGCGGGGGGTTACCAGATTTTACTAAATTATCGGGGCCCTGCACGCATATTTGAAAACGTTTCGGTGATGGATATATTGAACAACCGAGTTTCACCAGATTTAATTCGCGATCGCATCATTTTAATTGGTGCCAAAGCCAATAGCCTGAATGATGTTTTTTACACGCCTTACAGTGCAGGTTTTAGCAGCAGTCCGGTGCGGACTTCTGGAGTAGAAATACAAGCAAATATCGCCAGTCAAATTTTGAGTACGGTATTAGAAAATCGTCCTTTAATTCAAGTTTGGCCTAAACCACTAGAAAACTTATGGATTTTCCTTTGGGCTGCCATAATTCCCATATTTGCATGGAAATGGCGACACGACAAAGGTAACTTTTTTATCGCCAAAGTTGTAGCACTTATATTAGTGGCGAGCGCTTGTTTATTACCGATCGGTTACTTCAGTTTTTTAGCAGGTTGGTGGATTCCTGCCATATCGCCATTACTAGCTTTGCAGGCATCTGCAATCGCGATCGGCGGTTACATTTACGTCAGCAAGTTGCACGAACTGAATACCATGCTAGATGGAAGCGTCAAAAATCTGGAACACGCTTTATTAGAATTACAGCGATCGCAATTGCAGTTAGTCAACAGTGAAAAAATGTCCGCACTCGGCCAATTAGTATCGGGAGTCGCTCACGAAATTAATAACCCGATCGGTTTTGTTTCTGGCAATATCACCTATATGCAACAGTATATTCAAGATGCGATCGGGCATTTGAAATTATATCAAGAAAAATTCCCCGATCCCGGCTCGGAAATTGAAGAAAATGCTATAGAAATCGACCTTGAATATATGTTAGAAGACCTCCCCAATCTATTAGCATCAACCCAAGTCGGGATGAACCGAATCAAGGAAATCAGCGTATCTTTAAGGACTTTCTCGCGTAGCGATACAGCTAATAAGGTAGCTTGTAATATCCACGATGGGATTGATAGTACTTTGATGATTTTAACGCACCGACTAAAAGGTAATAGTAATCGCCCAGAAATTAAAGTGATTAAAGAATACGGTCAATTACCTGCGGTAAATTGTTATTTAGGGCAATTAAATCAAGTAATCATGAACTTATTGAGTAATGCGATCGATGCCTTTGACGAATTTAGTCAAGGACGCTCTTTAGAAGAAATTAAAGCCAATCCCAATATCATTACTATTCGCACGGAAATCTACCCAGAAAATTCTACAATAGCCATTCGCATTAAAGATAATGGCCCTGGCATCCCGGAAAACGTACAGCAGAAAATTTTCGATCAATTATTTACCACTAAAGGAGTAGGAAAAGGTACGGGTTTGGGACTATCAATCAGTCGCCAAATTGTTGAAGAAACTCACAAAGGCAAATTGACTTGTATTTCTGCTCCCGGACAAGGAGCAGAATTTGTAATTGAAATTCCTATTTAA
- a CDS encoding DUF928 domain-containing protein, which yields MNKVKFTAMIAGSVFFTLLLSTDAIDIGRKHSLAKWQPSSFWSTKASANSFAGYVPPVGRERIQRTEGAGSRGCPSGSFGSVTLLIPNDHVGLTTSGRPTFSWYVSSPPSTPMQFALVEPGVAKPLLVKQFRNNKSGIVQLELPPNVPELSAGKVYRWTVSLVCNTKRPSENIYVRSWISRVDHLTQTNIQSGSERYSSARKLRQTAAAYARSGIWYDSIASVAKAYLAEPQDEQNYQYLRFLLDEVGLSRVPISQPQILAGN from the coding sequence ATGAATAAAGTCAAATTTACGGCCATGATCGCCGGATCGGTTTTCTTTACCCTTTTGCTATCTACAGATGCGATCGATATCGGTAGGAAACATTCCCTTGCAAAATGGCAACCATCGAGCTTTTGGAGTACCAAAGCATCAGCTAATTCATTTGCAGGTTACGTTCCTCCAGTCGGTAGAGAGAGAATTCAACGCACCGAAGGCGCAGGATCGCGAGGCTGTCCTTCCGGTTCTTTCGGATCGGTTACGCTACTAATTCCCAACGATCACGTCGGATTGACAACTTCCGGTCGTCCTACCTTCTCTTGGTACGTCTCGTCACCACCATCAACGCCGATGCAGTTTGCGCTCGTAGAACCAGGAGTAGCCAAACCATTGCTAGTTAAGCAGTTCCGCAACAATAAAAGCGGCATCGTTCAACTAGAACTACCGCCAAACGTGCCAGAATTGTCTGCCGGCAAGGTATATCGCTGGACGGTATCTTTAGTGTGCAATACTAAGCGTCCTTCAGAAAATATCTACGTGCGAAGTTGGATCTCAAGGGTTGACCACTTAACTCAAACCAATATTCAAAGCGGTTCGGAACGCTACTCCTCTGCAAGGAAGCTTCGTCAAACTGCCGCCGCTTACGCGCGATCGGGAATTTGGTACGACTCGATCGCATCTGTTGCTAAAGCTTATTTGGCAGAACCTCAAGATGAACAAAACTATCAATATCTGCGCTTTTTACTAGATGAGGTAGGCTTATCTCGAGTTCCCATTTCTCAACCGCAAATTCTAGCGGGAAATTAA
- a CDS encoding DUF928 domain-containing protein, with translation MSVLFNSNFISVSIGNGAVANAAEAKQYVPPSGRERPQRTEGSGSRGCTNSIPVSLNLLTPNNHIARTVSGRPTFFWYVSNPTNVPMEFTLVEPGTTQPVFQKQLKVDKAGIFKLELPSNVSELAVGKEYRWTVALVCSQKRPSENVYARAWIERVSVSSDLTQKLAVAGSDRDRALAYAKSGIWQDAVATLYKAHTANPSESQALDTLNNLLEQVGLTQVVETN, from the coding sequence ATGAGTGTTCTATTTAACAGTAATTTTATATCAGTATCGATCGGCAACGGAGCGGTGGCAAATGCTGCTGAGGCAAAACAATACGTACCTCCCAGCGGTCGAGAGCGACCTCAAAGAACAGAGGGTAGCGGTTCGCGGGGATGCACTAATTCAATACCAGTATCTTTAAACCTACTGACACCCAACAACCATATAGCACGCACGGTGTCCGGTCGCCCGACGTTTTTCTGGTACGTCTCAAACCCTACAAACGTACCGATGGAGTTTACATTAGTCGAACCAGGTACGACTCAACCAGTTTTCCAAAAACAATTGAAAGTTGACAAAGCGGGGATCTTTAAGTTAGAACTGCCAAGCAACGTTTCAGAATTAGCTGTAGGTAAAGAGTATCGTTGGACAGTAGCTTTAGTTTGCTCGCAGAAGCGTCCTTCGGAAAATGTTTATGCCCGTGCTTGGATCGAAAGAGTTTCGGTTTCGAGTGATTTGACGCAGAAATTAGCTGTTGCTGGTTCAGATCGCGATCGCGCTTTGGCATATGCTAAATCTGGTATCTGGCAAGATGCAGTAGCCACTCTTTACAAGGCTCATACTGCCAATCCAAGTGAAAGTCAAGCTTTAGATACTCTAAATAACTTGTTAGAACAAGTTGGTTTAACGCAAGTAGTAGAAACTAACTGA
- a CDS encoding DUF928 domain-containing protein, whose translation MKAYMTDKNNLWLCTFKIVILCLALSIFPQIPGQADTSIIFIPPRGGAPKDTRGTASRGDSNCGENSTDRVQRLMALAPNGSHNGFTLSERPTLFVYVPPTSARQALFAVKDEAGKLHYQSILPLTGNEGAIGLTLPPTAPPLEINKRYQWGFAILCSGQLKPDSPFVSIWIQRTQQNPNLTSQLQRSSEIERAALYASNGVWYDMLKTLAELKQQHPQDKSLAATWERLLESVGLSEISSKPLVSN comes from the coding sequence ATGAAAGCATACATGACCGACAAAAATAATTTGTGGTTATGCACTTTTAAGATAGTTATACTATGTCTCGCTTTATCAATCTTTCCTCAAATTCCAGGGCAAGCCGATACTTCCATCATTTTTATTCCACCAAGAGGCGGCGCTCCTAAAGATACCAGAGGTACGGCATCCCGTGGAGATTCAAACTGTGGTGAAAATTCCACAGATCGAGTTCAACGCTTGATGGCACTTGCACCAAACGGTTCCCACAATGGCTTCACTTTATCCGAGCGTCCCACCCTCTTCGTTTACGTTCCTCCTACCTCTGCGCGACAAGCACTCTTCGCAGTTAAAGATGAAGCCGGAAAGTTGCATTATCAATCTATTTTGCCTTTGACGGGCAATGAAGGTGCGATCGGTCTCACCCTACCTCCCACAGCACCTCCACTAGAAATCAACAAGCGCTATCAGTGGGGATTTGCGATTTTATGCTCCGGTCAACTCAAACCAGATAGTCCGTTTGTTAGTATTTGGATACAACGCACTCAGCAAAACCCAAACTTAACCAGTCAATTACAGCGATCTTCCGAGATAGAACGCGCTGCTTTATATGCTTCTAATGGTGTTTGGTACGATATGTTGAAAACCCTTGCAGAACTCAAGCAGCAACATCCTCAAGATAAATCATTAGCCGCCACCTGGGAGAGGCTGCTAGAGTCAGTTGGATTAAGCGAGATCTCTTCAAAACCCTTGGTATCCAACTAG
- a CDS encoding CHASE2 domain-containing protein has translation MIGIIQETKKITSRKSLLEKWKLLNVAFSSTALVIISSTIGLLEVPECKILDRFFSLRPLEPPDNRIVVITISDQDISNVGAWPIPDRVLADLLTKLNKQKPRAIGLDLYRDLPVEPGHEKLVNVFRSTPNLFGVQKRFGVWQVPPPPSLAKLGQVGIVDIASDADDRIRRYLLSARDEQGEVYLSLGTKIALKYLEAEGIKLQSLPGSSEQYKLGRVVFNAFRKDDGGYARADENGYQILLNFRGPQDNFHTISLTDFLNNKFPDRLVRDRIVLIGSTAEGAKDFFLTAYDGTRRTKFSRTPGVFIQANLISQLLSSALDGRLLIQGVTNYLEWLWILFWSLLGAAISWTILEKNYLGKHLSYLGVFLALLVAGGIIFTISYLLFLNGWWIAVLSPWLGLTFSAIACLLLYGNNLRNIAYYDPLTQVANRRYFEQQLAEHLTKKEHISLIMCDVDCFKLYNDTYGHVAGDLCLQQVANTIRKLIRTTDLLARYGGEEFVIILPQTKLESAAKIAERIVNQIRELQITHQTSTVDKYVTLSCGVASIKHDEKLNDALLLEDLILSADRALYTSKQLGRNRFTVMQD, from the coding sequence ATGATCGGCATCATACAGGAAACCAAGAAAATCACATCTCGAAAATCATTGCTCGAAAAATGGAAATTATTAAATGTCGCCTTCAGTTCGACAGCTTTAGTAATTATTTCCAGCACGATCGGATTACTAGAAGTTCCAGAATGTAAGATTCTCGATCGTTTTTTTAGCTTACGTCCATTAGAGCCACCAGATAACCGTATTGTGGTTATTACGATTAGCGACCAAGATATTTCTAATGTGGGAGCGTGGCCAATTCCCGATCGAGTTTTAGCCGATTTACTCACAAAATTAAACAAACAAAAACCCAGAGCGATCGGATTAGATCTTTATCGAGATTTACCTGTTGAACCCGGTCACGAAAAACTAGTGAATGTATTTCGCTCAACTCCCAACCTCTTCGGCGTGCAAAAACGGTTTGGTGTTTGGCAAGTTCCTCCACCCCCATCTTTAGCTAAATTGGGTCAAGTGGGAATTGTTGATATAGCATCAGATGCAGACGATCGAATCCGGCGGTACTTGTTATCGGCTAGAGACGAACAAGGTGAAGTTTATCTAAGCTTGGGGACAAAAATCGCCTTAAAATATTTAGAAGCAGAAGGCATTAAATTGCAATCTTTACCAGGTTCATCCGAGCAGTACAAACTAGGAAGAGTCGTGTTTAATGCGTTTCGTAAAGATGATGGCGGATACGCTCGCGCCGATGAAAATGGATATCAAATTTTACTGAATTTTCGAGGCCCTCAGGACAACTTTCATACTATTTCATTGACTGATTTCCTCAATAACAAATTTCCCGATCGCTTGGTGCGCGATCGCATTGTTTTGATCGGCTCAACCGCCGAAGGTGCTAAGGATTTTTTCCTCACCGCTTATGACGGTACTAGACGCACTAAATTTTCTAGAACCCCTGGCGTATTCATTCAAGCCAATCTGATTTCGCAACTCCTCAGCAGTGCTTTAGATGGTCGTCTTTTAATCCAGGGCGTGACTAATTACCTAGAATGGCTTTGGATTCTATTTTGGTCACTCCTGGGTGCGGCAATTAGCTGGACGATTTTAGAGAAAAATTATTTGGGAAAACATTTATCTTATTTGGGCGTTTTTCTGGCATTATTGGTAGCTGGAGGCATCATTTTTACAATCAGTTACCTGCTATTTTTAAACGGTTGGTGGATCGCTGTATTATCTCCTTGGTTGGGATTAACATTTTCTGCGATCGCTTGCCTGCTCCTGTACGGAAATAACCTTCGTAATATTGCTTACTACGATCCCTTAACCCAAGTTGCCAACCGCCGCTATTTCGAGCAACAACTCGCCGAACACCTCACGAAAAAAGAACATATTTCCCTGATCATGTGCGATGTAGATTGCTTTAAACTCTACAACGATACTTACGGTCACGTAGCTGGCGACCTTTGTTTGCAGCAGGTAGCCAATACCATTCGCAAGCTAATCCGCACCACGGATTTATTAGCTCGTTATGGAGGAGAAGAATTCGTAATTATCTTACCTCAAACAAAGCTGGAATCTGCTGCCAAAATTGCCGAACGCATTGTGAATCAAATCAGAGAATTACAAATTACTCATCAGACTTCTACAGTTGATAAATACGTTACATTAAGTTGCGGCGTAGCAAGTATCAAACACGATGAAAAGCTCAACGATGCTTTATTACTTGAAGATTTAATCCTGAGCGCCGATCGCGCACTTTATACATCCAAACAACTAGGAAGAAATCGCTTTACCGTGATGCAGGATTAA
- a CDS encoding CHAT domain-containing protein → MDRLKPLKSWLRRISLVIWLGFVSFLLIITVSPMIATERSHSSTVQQVLTTSQLIEEGKKRFEAGKFFEAVEFWQQAERFYHVRGDRLNHALSLNYLSLGFQQLGKWEEAKKAIATSLNLLSSFPKLNREANAVFAQALNTQGKLQLATGQAEAALDSWQMAERIYQRSQDLSGVLGSQINQAQALQTLGLYRRSQTILEQATAQLQTETDSTLKIAGLRSLGTVWLALGQFTKAEEVLQQSLALARELNLSAEIGAAFFSLGNVKKALQDIEGALQFYQQAAEIAPSPIASLEARVNQFSSLIDLKRWREALVLFDRIKPSLSNITASRSGIFARVNLATKLMELQSRGEISAEAIADILAKAVQQAKQIQDSRAESYAIGQLGALYERNGLFREAQNLTLIALSISQQIQAEDITYRWEWQLGRLYDRLGSRKESVAAYRGSVAILQSIRKDLMATSSDIEFSFKQSIEPIYRELVKLLVQGDFPTQEDLQQARQAIEELQLAELENFFRSACIDVHTKQIDRLDRSAAIVYPIILTDRLAVILSLPGKELRVYTTFLPKQEIITTLEQALGSLNPIFPDGERERLFQLIYDWLIRPAETELSANQIETLVFVLDSELRSLPMSALYDGQKYLVEKYNIGISLGLQLLETPEIAEKPKLQAVVGGLAEARHGFVALPGVLDESKQIAAKLPAKLLLDRNFTKQNLVSQIKQDDYPLVHLATHGRFSSKQEDTFILTWDERLTIEDLRVLLRSRSQFGIRPIELLVLSACETAEGDSRAILGLAGLAVRSGARSTLATLWSVNDASTAILMKEFYQAFVQTRSSKVKSLRQAQLELLHSSEYNHPYYWAPFILVGNWL, encoded by the coding sequence ATGGACAGACTAAAGCCACTGAAAAGCTGGTTAAGAAGAATTAGTTTGGTTATATGGCTTGGTTTCGTGAGTTTTTTGTTAATAATTACCGTAAGTCCGATGATAGCGACGGAGCGATCGCATTCGTCAACGGTGCAACAAGTGCTGACGACTTCTCAATTAATCGAGGAGGGTAAGAAAAGATTTGAAGCGGGAAAGTTTTTTGAGGCGGTTGAATTTTGGCAGCAAGCGGAGAGATTTTATCACGTCCGAGGCGATCGGCTCAATCATGCACTCAGCCTGAACTACTTGTCGTTAGGGTTTCAACAATTGGGAAAATGGGAAGAAGCTAAAAAGGCGATCGCGACTAGCTTAAATTTACTGTCATCTTTTCCCAAGTTAAATAGAGAGGCAAATGCGGTTTTCGCTCAAGCCCTGAATACTCAGGGTAAGCTTCAGTTAGCCACCGGACAAGCAGAAGCAGCGCTCGATAGTTGGCAAATGGCAGAACGAATTTACCAACGCAGTCAAGATTTATCGGGAGTGTTGGGTAGTCAGATCAATCAAGCTCAAGCATTACAAACTTTGGGATTGTACCGCCGATCGCAAACTATTTTGGAACAAGCAACCGCTCAATTGCAAACAGAAACGGATTCTACATTGAAAATAGCCGGATTGCGAAGTTTGGGAACTGTCTGGCTGGCTTTGGGACAATTTACGAAGGCAGAAGAAGTTTTGCAACAAAGTTTGGCTCTAGCACGAGAATTAAATTTATCCGCAGAGATCGGCGCGGCTTTTTTCAGTTTGGGAAATGTGAAAAAAGCACTTCAAGATATTGAAGGTGCTTTGCAATTTTACCAACAAGCGGCGGAAATCGCGCCCAGCCCGATCGCTAGTTTGGAAGCAAGGGTAAATCAATTTTCTTCTCTCATCGATCTGAAAAGATGGAGAGAAGCCTTGGTACTGTTCGATCGAATCAAGCCTTCTCTAAGTAACATAACTGCCAGTCGGAGCGGAATTTTTGCTCGAGTTAACTTAGCTACTAAGTTGATGGAGTTGCAAAGTAGAGGAGAAATATCAGCAGAGGCGATCGCAGATATTTTAGCGAAAGCAGTACAACAAGCAAAGCAAATTCAAGATAGCAGGGCCGAATCCTATGCTATCGGTCAATTAGGAGCGCTATACGAACGAAACGGACTTTTTAGGGAAGCTCAAAATTTGACCCTCATCGCTTTATCGATTTCGCAGCAGATTCAGGCTGAAGATATTACCTATCGATGGGAGTGGCAATTGGGGCGGCTGTACGATCGCCTTGGCAGTAGAAAAGAATCCGTGGCGGCATATCGGGGATCGGTGGCGATTTTGCAGTCGATTCGCAAAGATCTGATGGCAACTAGTTCAGATATAGAGTTTTCGTTTAAGCAGTCGATCGAACCGATCTATCGCGAATTGGTTAAATTGTTAGTGCAAGGCGATTTTCCCACTCAAGAGGATTTACAACAAGCACGTCAAGCGATCGAGGAATTGCAATTAGCAGAACTGGAAAATTTTTTTCGATCGGCTTGTATAGATGTCCATACCAAACAAATCGATCGCCTCGATCGATCGGCGGCGATCGTTTATCCGATTATTTTGACAGACCGCCTTGCGGTAATTCTTTCTTTGCCAGGAAAAGAATTGAGAGTTTACACTACTTTTCTACCCAAACAGGAGATAATTACCACGTTAGAACAAGCATTGGGTTCTTTAAATCCGATTTTCCCAGATGGAGAACGAGAGCGTTTATTTCAACTAATTTACGATTGGTTGATTCGTCCCGCCGAGACGGAATTGAGTGCAAATCAGATCGAAACTTTAGTATTCGTACTGGATAGCGAATTGCGAAGTTTACCGATGTCGGCTCTGTATGACGGACAAAAATATCTGGTAGAAAAATATAATATCGGGATCAGTTTGGGATTGCAGTTATTAGAAACGCCTGAAATCGCGGAAAAACCAAAGTTACAAGCTGTGGTTGGAGGATTAGCAGAAGCACGTCACGGATTTGTTGCTTTACCGGGTGTTCTTGATGAATCAAAGCAAATTGCGGCTAAATTGCCTGCTAAATTGTTGCTCGATCGCAATTTTACGAAACAAAATTTAGTTAGCCAAATTAAGCAGGATGATTATCCATTAGTTCATCTTGCCACTCACGGTCGATTTAGTTCTAAGCAGGAGGATACTTTTATTTTGACTTGGGATGAGCGACTGACGATTGAGGATTTGAGAGTGCTTTTGCGATCGCGATCGCAATTTGGTATTCGTCCGATCGAGCTTTTAGTCCTCAGCGCTTGCGAAACAGCCGAAGGAGATAGCCGCGCCATCTTAGGATTAGCAGGATTAGCCGTGCGTTCCGGCGCTAGAAGCACTTTAGCAACTTTATGGTCTGTCAATGATGCCTCTACAGCCATTTTGATGAAAGAGTTTTATCAAGCTTTCGTGCAAACTCGATCGAGTAAAGTGAAATCTCTTCGCCAAGCACAACTCGAACTTCTACATAGTTCTGAATATAATCATCCATATTATTGGGCACCATTTATTTTGGTGGGAAATTGGCTATAA
- a CDS encoding filamentous hemagglutinin N-terminal domain-containing protein: protein MKTKQFKQKSRFLLLPLTTWCLTNFGLFELEVKAQIVPDSTLPEQSLVNENGNIDLITGGFRVGKNLFHSFSNFSILTGKTAFFDNGVNIENIITRVTGNFASYIDGSLRANGTANLFLLNPNGIIFGPNASLNIGGSFLATTADSVVFDNGLTFSASSPKDAALLKIKIPVGLQSGRNPGSIVVQGNGNNLKTDFATPEIDRANRPVGLQVNPGQTLALIGGNLIFRGGNLTARDGHVELGSVGRGDAVSFQLTPNRWILDYTGVRNFQNIQLDRAASVEVSGNGGGKIQARGRRIVLDGGSAMLADTLGNGAGGTLTLKASEAIEIGGTSPLDPFYSSTLSSSVASTATGNGGNLTIETDYLQVDRGGQVFTSTFGAGNAGNLAIEAKNMAVSGEFGDVYPTALRADAIGEKAIGNGGNLQVNTDRLIIQDGATIGVGNFGSSIFNLAPGEGTPGNIDIQANRIELNNGGAITADNAGGRNGNIHLRSNLTILRRGSRIATDAKGSGIGGNITIDTRFLVAPALENSDITANAENNFGGRARVNAIGIFGIFRQPNLTPQSDITASSDLGPEFNGVVEINTSDTDPSQGLIRLPTGLLDPNTQIVQACKQSRENSFSIAGGGGVPEDATQNLRGTTVWQDLRLSEITTNRPANTRISGDISLRRSLPSNSQIVEAQAWIVDANGRISLVANLPQHKPVFGNFSSC from the coding sequence ATGAAAACAAAACAATTCAAGCAAAAGAGCCGATTTTTACTGCTACCTTTGACAACATGGTGTCTGACTAACTTCGGGTTGTTCGAGTTGGAAGTCAAAGCGCAAATCGTGCCAGATAGTACCTTACCAGAACAGTCGCTCGTCAATGAAAATGGGAATATAGATTTGATTACTGGAGGGTTTCGGGTCGGTAAAAATCTCTTTCATAGTTTTAGTAATTTTTCCATTTTAACTGGCAAGACGGCTTTTTTTGACAATGGAGTAAATATAGAAAATATCATTACCAGAGTTACGGGAAATTTTGCCTCTTATATTGACGGGTCCCTTCGCGCCAACGGTACTGCTAACCTATTTTTACTGAATCCGAACGGGATTATTTTCGGCCCAAATGCCTCCTTAAATATAGGAGGTTCATTTCTCGCTACCACGGCAGACAGCGTTGTATTTGATAATGGCTTGACTTTTAGTGCCAGCAGTCCCAAAGATGCAGCGCTACTGAAAATTAAGATACCCGTAGGATTGCAATCCGGGAGAAATCCCGGCAGCATAGTCGTACAAGGTAATGGAAACAATTTAAAAACGGATTTCGCTACGCCAGAAATCGATCGCGCGAACAGACCGGTCGGTTTACAGGTAAATCCCGGTCAAACTCTGGCTTTGATCGGCGGTAATTTGATTTTCCGTGGCGGTAACTTAACTGCCCGAGATGGACACGTAGAGTTAGGAAGCGTCGGTAGGGGAGATGCGGTCAGCTTCCAACTAACTCCTAACCGATGGATTTTGGACTATACAGGCGTCCGAAATTTTCAAAACATCCAACTCGATCGTGCTGCTTCCGTGGAAGTTAGCGGCAATGGGGGTGGGAAAATTCAAGCGCGAGGACGGCGCATCGTGCTGGATGGAGGTTCGGCGATGCTGGCAGACACTTTGGGAAATGGTGCTGGTGGAACTCTCACTCTCAAAGCATCGGAAGCGATCGAAATTGGCGGAACTTCACCCCTCGATCCCTTCTATAGCAGCACCTTATCTAGTAGCGTCGCGTCCACTGCTACGGGGAATGGGGGCAATTTAACGATTGAAACCGATTATTTGCAAGTAGATCGAGGCGGACAAGTTTTTACTAGTACGTTTGGGGCGGGTAATGCGGGAAATTTAGCGATCGAAGCCAAAAATATGGCAGTGAGTGGCGAATTTGGCGATGTTTACCCAACTGCATTACGTGCTGATGCGATCGGGGAAAAAGCGATCGGCAATGGCGGTAATTTGCAAGTTAATACCGATCGCTTAATTATCCAAGATGGTGCGACGATCGGTGTCGGTAATTTCGGTAGCAGTATTTTCAACTTGGCCCCCGGAGAAGGAACTCCCGGTAATATTGATATTCAAGCGAATCGGATCGAATTGAATAACGGTGGTGCTATTACGGCGGATAATGCAGGTGGGAGAAATGGAAATATTCACTTGCGATCGAACTTAACGATACTGCGTCGGGGTAGTCGGATCGCTACTGATGCTAAAGGTTCGGGAATCGGCGGTAATATTACGATCGACACCCGATTTTTGGTGGCTCCGGCTTTAGAAAATAGCGATATTACTGCGAATGCGGAGAATAATTTCGGCGGTCGGGCGAGGGTTAATGCTATTGGCATTTTTGGCATTTTTCGGCAACCAAATCTTACCCCGCAAAGCGATATCACGGCTTCTTCCGATTTAGGGCCAGAATTTAATGGCGTTGTGGAAATCAATACCTCCGATACTGACCCCAGCCAAGGTTTAATTCGGTTACCCACCGGCTTGCTCGATCCCAATACTCAAATTGTCCAAGCTTGTAAGCAGTCTAGGGAAAACAGCTTTTCGATCGCAGGCGGCGGCGGAGTACCGGAAGATGCTACCCAAAATTTAAGAGGTACAACGGTTTGGCAAGACTTAAGATTATCGGAAATTACCACAAATCGCCCTGCAAATACGAGGATTTCTGGGGATATTTCCCTTAGGCGATCGCTTCCATCCAATTCGCAGATCGTCGAAGCACAAGCATGGATCGTCGATGCAAATGGGCGCATTTCTTTAGTAGCTAATCTTCCCCAGCACAAACCTGTATTTGGCAATTTTTCAAGTTGTTAA